In one window of Juglans regia cultivar Chandler chromosome 3, Walnut 2.0, whole genome shotgun sequence DNA:
- the LOC109019587 gene encoding pentatricopeptide repeat-containing protein At2g35030, mitochondrial-like — MSASFRVSINLKKCSGIARSPILNCVRSSIPLLSDPKLLYGCQIYFYHSVNERGMARFATPGRDYSANSNVARSNWLITKLCREGKIGEAQRVFDGMCERDVVTWTTVITGYIKCGMVEEARRLFDRVDAKKNVITWTALVSGYIRLNRIKEAEWLFYEMPVKNVVSWNTMIDGYARNGKADLALDLFERMPERNVVSWNTIITALAQCGMIDKARRLFERMPERDVISWTAMVAGLSRNRRIDEARVLFDLMPERNVVSWNAMITGYAQNKRLDEAFDLFERMPERDMPSWNIMITGLIQNGELSRAWKLFHEMPQKNVISWTAIITGYIQDGQSEEALKIFSKMLAVDGVKPNQGTFVTVLGACSDLAGLTEGKQIHQMISKTTYQDCAFAVSALINMYSKCGELGTARKMFDDGMTSHRDLVSWNGMIAAYSHHGCGREAINLFNEMRELVVQPDDVTYVGLLSACSHAGLVDEGLKHFDELVRDESIIVREDHYTCLVDLCGRAGRLREAFDFIRQLGTKPSASVLGALLAGCNVHGDMDMGKLVAKELSELEPENAGTYLLLSNIYASAGKWREAAKVRLKMKAKGLKKQPGCSWIEIGNSAHVFVVGDKSHSQSERVCSLLQDLHAKMKKVGYIPDDELMVDEGFSVT, encoded by the coding sequence ATGTCAGCTTCTTTTCGAGTATCGATTAACTTAAAAAAGTGCAGCGGTATTGCTAGATCACCAATCTTGAACTGTGTCCGAAGTAGTATACCATTGTTATCGGATCCCAAGCTTCTATATGGAtgccaaatttatttttaccactCAGTGAATGAGCGGGGAATGGCCAGATTTGCAACACCTGGAAGAGATTATAGCGCAAACTCGAATGTGGCACGGTCAAATTGGCTGATCACCAAGCTCTGTAGAGAGGGTAAAATAGGAGAAGCACAGCGGGTGTTTGATGGTATGTGCGAGAGAGATGTGGTCACATGGACGACAGTGATCACGGGGTATATAAAGTGTGGTATGGTTGAGGAGGCAAGGAGGTTGTTTGATAGAGTGGATGCTAAGAAGAATGTGATTACTTGGACGGCTTTGGTTAGTGGGTATATAAGGTTAAATAGGATTAAGGAAGCGGAGTGGTTGTTCTATGAGATGCCGGTTAAGAATGTGGTTTCTTGGAACACAATGATTGATGGGTATGCAAGAAATGGTAAGGCTGATTTGGCTTTGGATTTGTTTGAGAGGATGCCGGAGAGGAATGTGGTTTCGTGGAATACCATTATAACAGCACTGGCACAATGTGGGATGATTGACAAGGCACGAAGGCTTTTTGAACGGATGCCTGAAAGGGATGTTATTTCGTGGACTGCAATGGTTGCGGGTTTGTCGAGAAATAGGAGGATTGATGAGGCGCGGGTACTTTTTGATTTGATGCCCGAAAGGAATGTAGTTTCTTGGAATGCTATGATTACAGGTTATGCACAGAATAAGAGGTTGGATGAGGCTTTTGACTTGTTTGAGAGAATGCCGGAGAGGGACATGCCTTCGTGGAATATCATGATTACAGGACTTATTCAGAATGGGGAGTTAAGTAGGGCATGGAAGTTGTTTCACGAAATGCCTCAAAAGAATGTGATATCTTGGACTGCGATTATCACAGGGTATATTCAAGATGGGCAAAGTGAAGAAGCAttgaagattttctcaaaaatgttgGCGGTCGATGGGGTGAAACCCAATCAGGGAACTTTTGTGACTGTTTTGGGTGCTTGTAGTGACCTAGCTGGTCTTACTGAGGGAAAGCAAATTCATCagatgataagtaaaacaacCTATCAGGATTGTGCTTTTGCGGTGTCAGCACTCATAAACATGTATTCAAAGTGTGGGGAGTTGGGTACCGCCAGGAAGATGTTTGATGATGGGATGACAAGCCATAGAGATTTAGTTTCTTGGAATGGTATGATTGCAGCCTATTCGCACCATGGATGTGGCAGAGAGGCAATTAATTTGTTCAATGAAATGCGGGAATTAGTCGTTCAACCTGATGATGTCACCTATGTGGGGTTGCTCTCAGCATGCAGCCATGCTGGTTTGGTAGACGAGGGGCTAAAGCATTTTGATGAGCTTGTGAGAGATGAATCCATAATCGTGAGAGAAGATCACTACACATGCTTGGTTGATCTCTGTGGCCGTGCCGGGAGGCTCAGAGAGGCATTTGATTTTATAAGGCAGCTTGGGACTAAGCCATCAGCATCTGTTTTGGGGGCTCTACTTGCTGGATGTAATGTTCACGGGGATATGGACATGGGGAAGCTGGTTGCAAAGGAGCTTTCAGAGTTGGAGCCAGAGAATGCAGGCACGTATTTATTATTGTCTAACATATATGCTTCGGCGGGGAAATGGAGAGAAGCTGCTAAAGTGAGGCTGAAAATGAAGGCTAAGGGATTGAAGAAACAGCCTGGTTGCAGTTGGATAGAGATTGGGAATAGTGCACATGTGTTTGTTGTTGGCGATAAGTCTCATAGTCAATCAGAACGTGTTTGTTCATTACTTCAGGATCTTcatgcaaaaatgaaaaaggttgGATATATTCCAGACGATGAGTTGATGGTGGACGAGGGATTTTCTGTGACATGA
- the LOC109011603 gene encoding uncharacterized protein LOC109011603, producing MAMPWAMTLWMAKMVWVALTGWVSSCLIVADEVASSLRTGDIGPFHVG from the coding sequence ATGGCAATGCCATGGGCCATGACCCTTTGGATGGCAAAGATGGTGTGGGTGGCTCTGACTGGCTGGGTCTCTTCTTGCTTGATCGTTGCTGATGAGGTTGCCAGCTCTCTCAGAACCGGCGATATTGGTCCTTTCCATGTTGGCTGA
- the LOC109011600 gene encoding condensin complex subunit 1-like produces the protein MAPHFFFPHTLRALEEEHEDGRLYTQNPVDTASLHPSELEEFVKGVSFDLSDKELFCIEDQDVFDRVYSLIRGYSSLSPSCKFNLVESLRSNFSVLLPNVDSLTRVSQSQDDEHPVVDRVASHRNAFKIYTFFLINIVLAEESNIVSNNNTKVTAVTRNKRLVNSWSWEPQRSRILNLIANSLEINLVLLFGSSDPDENYLSFIVKKTFSMFENAILLKDLDAKDALCRIVGACATKYHYMAQSCASIMHLIHKYDFVVTHMADAVAGTEKKYADGSLASSIIREIGRTNPKDYVKDTAGAENIGRFLVELTDRLPKLISTNIGLLVPHFGGESYKIRNALVGVLGKLVAKAFKDVEGEVSSKSVRLRTKQAMLEILLERCRDVSAYTRSRVLQVWAELCEEHAVSIGMWNEVAEVAAGRLEDKSAIVRKSALNLLITMLQHNPFGPQLRIASFEATLEQYKKKLNELEPDVPSESVADGLPSDNDNCNENGEIHNIDTQVLEQQESLTDSCLTHVEERIAQKGSPVPDVGNLEQTRALVASLEAGLRFSKCVSATMPTLVQLMASSSASDVENTILLLMRCKQFQIDGSEACLRKMLPLVFSQDKSIYEAVENAFVTIYIRKNPVETAKNLLSLAIDSNIGDLAALEFIIAALVSKGDISTSMTSALWDFFCFNVNGTTAEQSCGALSVLCMAAKSSTGVLSSHLQDIIDIGFGRWAKVEPLLARTACIAIQRLSEDDQKKLLLINGSRVFGILESLVSGFWLPENIWYAAADEAIAAIYTIHPIPETLAADLVKKSLSYVFDCSGGDELQHEIGSSSASILTTVQVAKLSRYLFIVSHVAMNQLVYIESCARKIQKQKVAKEKADIDSHNTNSKGAIPPDSLKDNSINAELGLASSEEAILDNLSDKAEKEIISGGSSEKNLIGHSASFLSKLCRNFSLMQKYPELQASGMLALCRFMIIDANFCDANLQLLFTVVESSTSEIVRSNCTIALGDLAVRFPNLLEPWTENMYARLRDPSLSVRKNAVLVLSHLILNDMMKVKGYINEMAIRVEDEDERISSLAKLFFHELSKKGNNPIYNLLPDILGKLSKQNLIRESFCNVMQFLIGSIKKDKQMESLVEKLCNRFSGVTDITQWEYISYCLSQLAFTEKGMKKLIESFKIYEHALLEDSVMDHFRNIINKGKKFAKPELKLCIEEFEDKLNKFHMEKKEQEATARNAQIHQQKVGGMEGFAVAGNIGEDSAGSDPADDEPEGEVFNPSTEGMTLHVNGSSNSEFMESDEYSNASSELIESEPAETEVQSAKVNIRGASKSKAKRNGTKYQKNNVSASAKRSSKSPKE, from the exons ATGGCTCCTCACTTCTTCTTCCCGCACACCCTCAGAGCACTAGAAGAAGAGCACGAAGACGGCCGCCTCTACACCCAAAATCCTGTCGACACAGCTTCGCTTCATCCCTCCGAACTCGAAGAGTTCGTCAAAG GTGTATCCTTTGATCTTTCTGACAAGGAGCTCTTTTGCATTGAAGACCAAGATGTCTTTGATCGTGTGTATTCATTGATTCGTGGTTATTCTAGTCTTTCTCCATCCTGTAAATTCAATCTAGTGGAGAGTCTTCGATCCAATTTTAGCGTTCTTCTTCCAAATGTTGATTCACTCACGCGGGTTTCTCAAAGTCAGGATGATGAACATCCGGTGGTTGACCGGGTTGCTTCACATCGTAATGCTTTTAAAATATACACATTCTTCCTCATCAATATTGTTCTCGCTGAGGAGTCAAACATTGTTTCCAATAATAATACCAAG GTAACTGCAGTCACAAGGAATAAACGGCTTGTGAACTCATGGAGCTGGGAGCCTCAAAGGAGTCGGATACTCAATTTGATTGCTAATTCACTAGAGATCAACCTCGTCTTGCTCTTTGGTTCATCAGACCCAGATGAAAATTACCTGTCTTTCATTGTGAA AAAAACATTCTCTATGTTTGAGAATGCAATTCTGTTGAAAGATTTAGACGCAAAAGATGCCCTATGTCGTATAGTTGGAGCATGCGCTACAAAATACCACTACATGGCACAGTCTTGTGCTTCTATCATGCACCTAATTCACAAGTATGATTTTGTTGTTACCCACATGGCTGATGCGGTTGCTGGTACTGAGAAGAAGTATGCCGATGGAAGCCTGGCCAGCTCCATTATCAGAGAAATTGGGCGAACTAACCCCAAAGACTATGTGAAAGACACTGCCGGGGCTGAGAATATTGGCCGTTTTTTGGTAGAGCTTACTGACCGGCTGCCAAAGTTGATTTCGACCAACATAGGACTTCTTGTCCCGCACTTTGGTGGGGAATCTTATAAGATACGTAATGCACTTGTTGGGGTTCTAGGAAAGTTGGTTGCAAAGGCATTCAAGGATGTTGAGGGTGAAGTGAGTTCTAAATCTGTTCGTCTCCGAACCAAGCAAGCCATGTTGGAAATTTTGCTCGAACGTTGTCGAGATGTTTCGGCTTATACTAGGAGCCGAGTTCTTCAGGTTTGGGCTGAGTTATGTGAAGAGCATGCTGTTTCAATCGGTATGTGGAATGAGGTTGCAGAAGTTGCTGCTGGAAGGTTGGAGGATAAGAGTGCAATTGTAAGAAAATCTGCATTGAATTTACTTATCACGATGTTGCAGCATAATCCATTTGGTCCACAACTTCGAATAGCTTCATTCGAAGCAACGCTTGAGCAGTATAAGAAGAAGCTGAATGAACTTGAACCGGATGTGCCCTCAGAAAGTGTTGCAGATGGTCTACCCTCTGACAATGATAATTGTAATGAAAATGGTGAAATTCATAATATAGATACTCAAGTGCTAGAGCAGCAAGAGAGTTTGACTGATAGTTGTTTGACTCATGTGGAAGAAAGGATTGCTCAGAAGGGTAGTCCCGTGCCAGATGTTGGGAACTTGGAGCAGACTAGGGCCTTGGTTGCATCACTTGAGGCAGGCTTGAGGTTTTCTAAGTGCGTATCTGCCACAATGCCAACACTTGTTCAATTGATGGCTTCATCTTCTGCCTCTGATGTTGAGAACACAATACTCTTGCTGATGAGGTGCAAACAGTTCCAGATTGATGGTTCAGAAGCCTGTCTCCGTAAGATGTTGCCACTG GTGTTTTCTCAGGATAAATCCATCTATGAGGCTGTAGAGAATGCCTTTGTTACAATTTATATACGAAAAAACCCAGTGGAGACTGCTAAAAATCTCTTGAGTCTTGCAATAGATTCGAATATAGGAGATCTAGCAGCTTTGGAGTTTATTATTGCGGCCTTGGTGTCCAAAGGTGATATATCTACTAGCATG ACATCAGCGTTATGGGATTTCTTTTGCTTTAACGTTAATGGAACCACTGCGGAGCAAAGTTGCGGTGCTTTATCTGTCCTTTGTATGGCAGCAAAATCATCCACTGGGGTTCTTAGCTCTCACTTACAGGACATTATTGATATCGGGTTTGGTCGTTGGGCTAAAGTGGAGCCGTTGCTTGCTAGAACCGCATGCATTGCTATTCAAAGATTGTCCGAAGATGACCAGAAAAAGTTGCTGTTAATTAATGGCAGTCGAGTATTTGGTATTTTAGAAAGCTTAGTTAGCGGATTTTGGCTGCCTGAAAACATATGGTATGCTGCTGCTGATGAAGCAATAGCTGCCATATATACAATTCATCCCATTCCAGAAACATTAGCTGCTGACCTGGTAAAAAAATCTCTGAGTTATGTGTTTGATTGTAGTGGAGGGGATGAGTTGCAGCATGAAATTGGCAGTAGTAGTGCCAGCATACTTACGACAGTTCAAGTAGCCAAACTGAGCAGATATTTATTTATCGTAAGTCATGTCGCCATGAACCAATTGGTATATATCGAATCTTGCGCTCGAAAGATTCAGAAACAAAAAGTTGCAAAGGAAAAGGCAGATATTGATAGTCACAATACCAATAGTAAGGGCGCAATACCCCCTGATTCACTGAAG GACAATAGTATCAATGCTGAACTAGGTCTTGCCTCCTCGGAAGAAGCAATTCTTGATAATCTTTCTGACAaagcagaaaaagaaattatctctGGTGGTTCCAGTGAGAAGAACTTGATCGGACACTCTGCATCTTTCCTGTCAAAGCTCTGTAGAAATTTTAGTCTGATGCAAAAG TATCCTGAACTACAAGCTTCCGGAATGCTAGCTTTATGTCGATTTATGATCATTGATGCAAATTTTTG TGATGCAAATCTCCAGCTTCTCTTCACCGTTGTGGAGAGTTCAACGTCAGAAATTGTTCGATCCAACTGCACTATTGCTCTGGGAGATTTGGCAGTTCGGTTTCCTAATCTATTAGAACCTTGGACCGAGAACATGTATGCCCGGTTACGGGATCCTTCACTTTCTGTTAGGAAGAACGCTGTTCTGGTGCTTTCGCACCTCATATTGAATGACATGATGAAG GTAAAAggatatataaatgaaatggcAATAAGggtagaagatgaagatgaacgCATTTCAAGTCTGGCTAAACTTTTTTTCCACGAGTTGTCTAAGAAAg GAAACAACCCAATTTACAATTTACTTCCCGACATACTTGGCAAATTATCCAAACAGAATCTGATAAGAGAATCTTTTTGCAACGTCATGCAGTTCTTAATTGGTTCTATCAAGAAG GACAAACAAATGGAATCACTTGTTGAAAAGCTTTGTAATAGGTTTAGTGGAGTTACAG ATATCACACAATGGGAATATATTTCTTACTGCCTCTCTCAGCTGGCATTCACTGAAAAGGGAATGAAAAAGCTTATTGAGTCATTCAAGATATATGAACATGCCCTATTGGAGGATTCTGTGATGGACCATTTCAGGAATATAATAAACAAG GGCAAGAAGTTTGCAAAACCGGAGCTTAAATTGTGCattgaggagtttgaggataaacttaataaattccacATGGAAAAGAAGGAGCAAGAAGCAACTGCAAGAAATGCTCAAATTCATCAACAGAAAGTCGGTGGTATGGAAGGTTTTGCGGTAGCTGGGAATATTGGTGAAGATAGTGCGGGATCTGATCCTGCTGATG